GGCGCGATCCCCGCCGAGCTGATGGAGAGCGAGTTCTTCGGCCATAAGAAGGGCAGCTTTACCGGCGCGCATGCCGACAAACCGGGTCTGTTTCAGGCCGCGCATGGCGGCACGCTGTTTCTGGACGAAGTGGCCGAGCTGCCGCTGCAGATGCAGGTCAAGCTGCTGCGCGCCATCCAGGAAAAATCAGTGCGCCCGGTCGGCGCCTCGGGCGAGACGCTGGTGGACGTGCGCATTCTGTCGGCCACACACAAGGACCTGGGCGACCTGGTCTCCGACGGCCGCTTTCGTCACGATCTGTATTACCGCATCAACGTGATCGAGCTGCGTGTGCCACCGCTGCGCGAGCGCAGTGGCGACCTGCCGCAACTGGCCGCCGCCATCATTGCGCGCCTGGCCCGCAGCCATGGCCGCCCGATCCCGCTGCTGACCCAGTCAGCCCTGGATGCATTGGATACTTACGGCTTTCCGGGCAACGTGCGCGAACTGGAAAACATCCTCGAACGCGCCCTGGCCCTGGCCGAAGACGACCAGATCAGCGCCAGCGATCTGCGCCTACCCGCCCACGGCGGCCATCGCCTTGCCGCCAGCCCCGGCAGCGCCGCCATCGAACCGCGCGAAGCGGTCGTCGACATCGATCCGGCCTCCTCTGCCCTGCCCTCCTACATCGAGCAACTGGAACGCGCCGCGATCCAGAAGGCGCTGGAAGAAAACCGCTGGAACAAGACCAAGACCGCCGCCCAGCTCGGCATCACGTTTCGTGCGTTGCGCTACAAGCTGAAGAAATTGGGGATGGAGTAGAGGGGCCGGGAATTGGGAGTGGGGAATCGGGAATCGTAAAAGCGGGTTGGTTGGTTTCGCTTGCTCTGGCCCCGCCGTCCATCGCTACTGGATGCGGCATCTTTTGCACGCTGCTGTGCTCAACTCAGAGCGGCTGCGAAACGTCGCTAACAACCGTCGCGCAAGGCGGGCGGCACTGAGGAACCGGAGTGCACGAGGGTGCATGAGGACTAACGAGCACCGGCCGCGCCAGCCCGTTGCGACGCACGCGTTTCAATAACTACACCAAAAGAAACGGCGCTCCCCCGCCCGGAGGAAGCGCCGTTTCGGCAAGGCCTTGCGACTGCCCTGCTCGCAAGCCTATAGATCAAGAGCTAAATCGCTATATCCGGAGTGGGCCTTTCCGATTCCCCACTCCCGATTCCCAATTCCCGGCCTGTCAGTCCTTGGTCACACGATTGATTTCGGCCAGGCTGGTCACCCCGTGCGAAGCCTTCATCAACGCCGACTGGCGCAGGTCGCGGATACCGATCTTCTGTGCGGCCTCGGCGATCTGCATCGCATTGCCGCCTTCCAGCACGATCGCGCCGATTTCGTCCGTCATCGGCATCACCTGATAGATGCCGGTACGGCCCTTGTAGCCTTCCGTGCACTCATCGCAACCGACCGCTTCATAGAGCTCGATGTTCGCAACCTGCTCCGGCGTAAAGCCTTCCGCCAGCAGCGCATGTTCCGGCAGCGTCGACTTGCGCTTGCAGTTGTTGCACAAGCGCCGCGCCAAGCGCTGCGCGATGACCAGAGTCACCGACGAGGTGATGTTGTACGGCGCGATGCCCATGTTCATCAGGCGCGCAATGGTTTGCGGCGCATCGTTGGTGTGCAGTGTCGACAGAACCATGTGGCCGGTCTGCGCCGCCTTGATCGCAATCTCGGCCGTCTCCAGGTCGCGGATTTCGCCGACCATGATGATGTCCGGATCCTGGCGCAGGAACGAGCGCAGCGCCGCCGCGAAGGTCATACCGCGCTTGACGTTCTGCTGCACCTGATTCACACCAGGCAAGCGGATTTCAACCGGATCCTCGGCCGTGGAAATATTGCGCGTCTCGTCGTTGAGAATCCCGAGCGCGGTATACAGCGACACCGTCTTGCCCGAACCGGTCGGCCCGGTCACCAGCACCATGCCGTAGGGCTTGTGTATCGCATCCAGGAACAGCTTCTGTTGGTCCGCCTCATAGCCCAGCTTCTCGATACCAAGCTTGGCCGCACTGGCGTCCAGGATACGCAGTACCACCTTCTCGCCGAACAGGGTTGGCAAGGTGCTCACACGGAAGTCGATCTGCTTGGTCTTGGACAGGTTGAGCTTGATGCGCCCGTCCTGCGGCACCCGCTTCTCGGCGATGTCCAGCTGCGACATCACCTTCAGGCGCGCCGCGATGCGCTGGTTGAGCTTCACCGGCGCCTTGGCCACGTTCTTCAACAGCCCATCGATCCGCAACCGCACCCGGTAGTCGTCTTCATACGGCTCGAAATGGATGTCCGAGGCTCCCCGCCGGATCGCATCCACCAGCACCTTGTTGACGAACTTCACCACCGGCGTGTCATCGCCCTTGGCATCGACCCCGGAATCCCCGCCGGCGCCCATGTCCTCGTCCCCGGTAGAGACGTCCAGATCCCCCATCTCATCATCGTCGTCGCCGAGCGAAGAGCCGAGCGCCGCATTGCTGGCCTGCCACTGCTCCAATGTGCGACGGATCTGGTCTTCGTCTACCAGGATCGGCTCGACCACCAGATTGGTGTGGAACTTGATATCGTCCAGCGCCCTGGTCTGCGTCGGATTGCTCACCCCCACGAACAACCGGTTGCCGCGCTTGAACAGCGGCAGTACCTGATGCTTCTGAAGCAACTCCTCACTGACCAGCTTGACCGCGTTCTGGCTGGCGTCGAACACCGACACATCCATCAGCGGCATACCGAACTCAACTGCATTGGCAGAGGCGAGCTGCGCAGCAGAGACTAGCTTTTTTTCAGCAAACCACTGGGGTAAAGGCACTTTGGCGAGTGCTGCCTGATCCATCGCACCACGAGCAACCGCCTCTTCGAGCGCACCGTCTTGCACAAGACGTCGAGCAATGCCCGTGATTCCAACAAGATTAGCCGTTAGCACAACGCTCATTACGCACCTACGAAAGGACAAGCATTTGATTTTTCTAAGCCGATTTCAAGCACAACCGCGAAAATCATCTACATGCTTGAGGAAGATACTTTGACTGAATAGTAGTCCCGGAGCCGTTGCATCGCCATACGGTCGAACCTGCTCCCGACCAGTCAGGCACCAATTGCAAATGTGACGTTCGTATGCTTCGACTAGCATCCCCGCTAGAAAAGGCGACAGTAATAACTCCATCGACCTCAACCGTGACTGAGGAGACATACTTCCCTTTAATGCTTTCAGGACTCCCCAATCCAGCCTCAATATTTGTGCTTGGTGACGCACTCTTAGCCCAGTGGAACTCTTCGACAGCCACCTTTGCGCCTGAGGCCAGACTTAGACCCTCTGACACCTGAGCTCTAACGAGGTAGTCTTGGTAGGCAGGCAATGCTATCGCTGCCAGAATAGCGATAACCGCAACCACGATCATCAACTCAATCAAAGTGAATCCTCGGACCCTCACTTTGCCCCCTTTGAGCTTAACACTCAGTCAGAAGTAAAAAAGCCCCGGGCGAGCCGGGGCCTTTCAACATGAGCTTTGATTACGGAGCCGCCGCAGTGCGGCAAGAGGTCGGCAGATACTTCTGATCAATCGTGGTGCCGTTGGTGCACCCCCAGCTGATCGAACCGTTATTGTCAGTCGGGGTCAGGACCAGATTCTTGCCACTCAACTTTGCATTAGCAGTATTGAATGCCGCGGTGATGATCCCACCCGCCCCCACCGTCACAGACGTAACGTACTTACCCTTGATGTTCGCAGCAGCCTCAAGGCCAGCGGCGGCATTGGTCGCCGGGAAGGCACCGGTGTTAGCATAAGTTTCAGCGACAGCTGTCTTTGCACCCGACGCCAAAGACAAGCCTTCCGAAACCTGCGAACGAGCGAGGTAATCCTGGTACGCCGGCAAAGCGATAGCGGCCAGAATAGCGATGATCGCAACGACGATCATGAGTTCGATCAGTGTAAAACCATTTTGCTTTTTCATTGTCTACATCCCCTAGAGAGTTGAATGATTCAGTTGCTAACCGCTTTGCTGAAGTAAAGCACATTTGCAGCTTGCCGCCGAATGGACTCAAGCACATTCCGTGCCAAGTTGGCCCACATCAATGCGCCCCGTGGGAATAGTTGCAGAGACAAGCGCTCAAGGGAAGTACACAAGCTGAGAAGTGCGAGGCCCAGACGCAAGTGACGCTACGGGTCAGTTTTGGACCCCTTCCTGGCCTAAGACAGGCCCTTTGGGAGCATGCTGAGATCTTGCAAACAAGCTACTATTGGCGAGCACCGGCCTGGGGATGGTCGCGGGGAATAGTTATGTCAATCGCTCGTAGCAGCATGAAGAAGCAGCCGATAGACCGGAACGTAAACGAGATGGTCCCATTTGTCTGGGAGGGTACGGACAAGCGCGGCATCAAGATGAAGGGGGAACAACCTGCTCGCAACGCGAACATGCTCCGCGCTGAGCTTCGGCGGCAGGGCATCACACCTTTAGTTGTAAAGACGAAGCCTAAGCCGCTTTTCGGCGCCGCTGGCAAGAAAATTTCTTCAAAAGATATCGCATTTTTCAGTCGCCAGATGGCAACAATGATGAAGTCGGGCGTACCTATTGTTGGATCGCTTGAAATCATCGGAGAGGGGCACAAAAATCCCCGCATGAAAAAAATGGTTGGTCAAATTAGGACCGACATTGAAGGAGGGTCTTCACTCCATGAAGCAATTTCTAGGCATCCAGTCCAATTCGACGACCTCTATCGAAATTTGGTACGAGCAGGCGAAGGTGCCGGCGTTCTAGAAACCGTTTTAGACACAGTTGCAAATTACAAAGAAAACATTGAAGCACTGAAGGGAAAAATAAAGAAAGCTTTATTTTATCCTGCAATGGTAATGGCCGTTGCAATTATTGTGAGCGGAATATTACTTGTATTTGTTGTCCCGCAATTTGAAGACGTATTCAAAGGATTCGGAGCAGAACTACCAGCTTTCACTCAGATGATCGTCGCGGCGTCGCGTTTCATGGTGTCTTATTGGTGGCTTATGCTACTTGGTAGCATCGCAGCAATTGCAGGATTCATTTTTGCTTACAAGCGCTCGCCTCGCATGCGACATGGAATGGATAGATTGGTCTTGAAGGTCCCAGTCATTGGCCAGATCATGCATAATAGCTCTATCGCCCGATTTGCGCGAACCACTGCCGTTACGTTCAAAGCTGGCGTTCCTTTAGTTGAAGCCTTGAGCATTGTGGCTGGCGCCACCGGTAATAAAGTTTATGAGGAAGCTGTGCTTCGTATGCGCGATGATGTCTCGGTAGGCTACCCTGTCAACATGGCGATGAAGCAGGTCAATCTTTTCCCACACATGGTGGTTCAGATGACCTCGATCGGCGAAGAAGCTGGCGCCCTGGATGCCATGTTGTTCAAAGTGGCTGAATATTTCGAGCAAGAAGTTAATAACGCCGTGGATGCATTGAGCAGCTTACTGGAACCATTGATCATGGTTTTTATTGGCACAATTGTGGGCGGCATGGTCATTGGCATGTATCTTCCCATCTTCAAACTTGGCTCAGTGGTCTAAAACGTAATGGCATTTCTCGACCAGCATCCCGGTCTCGGCTTTCCCGCCGCGGCCGGACTGGGACTGCTGATCGGCAGCTTCCTGAATGTAGTGATCCTGCGCTTGCCCAAGCGCATGGAGTGGCAGTGGCGGCGCGATGCGCGCGAAATCCTGGAACTGCCCGACATCTACGAGCCGCCGCCGCCGGGCATTGTGGTGGAGCCATCGCACGATCCGGTCACCGGCGACAAGCTCAAGTGGTGGGAGAACATTCCGCTGTTCAGCTGGCTGATGCTGCGCGGCAAGTCGCGCTACAGCGGCAAGCCGATCTCCATCCAGTACCCGCTGGTGGAGCTGTTGACCTCGATCCTGTGCGTGGCCAGCGTCTGGCGCTTCGGCTTCGGCTGGCAGGGCTTCGGTGCGATCGTGCTGAGCTGCTTTCTGGTGGCGATGTCGGGTATCGACCTGCGCCACAAGCTGCTGCCGGACCAGCTGACCTTGCCGCTGATGTGGTTGGGCTTGGTCGGTTCGATGGACAACCTCTACATGCCAGCCAAGCCCGCCCTGCTGGGTGCGGCGGTCGGCTATGTCTCGCTCTGGACGGTGTGGTGGCTGTTCAAGCAGCTCACCGGCAAGGAAGGGATGGGCCACGGCGACTT
The nucleotide sequence above comes from Xanthomonas campestris pv. campestris str. ATCC 33913. Encoded proteins:
- the pilB gene encoding type IV-A pilus assembly ATPase PilB, with the protein product MSVVLTANLVGITGIARRLVQDGALEEAVARGAMDQAALAKVPLPQWFAEKKLVSAAQLASANAVEFGMPLMDVSVFDASQNAVKLVSEELLQKHQVLPLFKRGNRLFVGVSNPTQTRALDDIKFHTNLVVEPILVDEDQIRRTLEQWQASNAALGSSLGDDDDEMGDLDVSTGDEDMGAGGDSGVDAKGDDTPVVKFVNKVLVDAIRRGASDIHFEPYEDDYRVRLRIDGLLKNVAKAPVKLNQRIAARLKVMSQLDIAEKRVPQDGRIKLNLSKTKQIDFRVSTLPTLFGEKVVLRILDASAAKLGIEKLGYEADQQKLFLDAIHKPYGMVLVTGPTGSGKTVSLYTALGILNDETRNISTAEDPVEIRLPGVNQVQQNVKRGMTFAAALRSFLRQDPDIIMVGEIRDLETAEIAIKAAQTGHMVLSTLHTNDAPQTIARLMNMGIAPYNITSSVTLVIAQRLARRLCNNCKRKSTLPEHALLAEGFTPEQVANIELYEAVGCDECTEGYKGRTGIYQVMPMTDEIGAIVLEGGNAMQIAEAAQKIGIRDLRQSALMKASHGVTSLAEINRVTKD
- a CDS encoding prepilin peptidase produces the protein MAFLDQHPGLGFPAAAGLGLLIGSFLNVVILRLPKRMEWQWRRDAREILELPDIYEPPPPGIVVEPSHDPVTGDKLKWWENIPLFSWLMLRGKSRYSGKPISIQYPLVELLTSILCVASVWRFGFGWQGFGAIVLSCFLVAMSGIDLRHKLLPDQLTLPLMWLGLVGSMDNLYMPAKPALLGAAVGYVSLWTVWWLFKQLTGKEGMGHGDFKLLAALGAWCGLKGILPIILISSLVGAVLGSIWLFAKGRDRATPIPFGPYLAIAGWVVFFWGNDLVDGYLRFAGLR
- a CDS encoding sigma-54-dependent transcriptional regulator: MNETKSALVVDDERDIRELLVLTLGRMGLRISTAANLAEARELLASNPYDLCLTDMRLPDGNGIELVTEIARQYPQTPVAMITAFGSMDLAVEALKAGAFDFVSKPVDISVLRGLVKHALELNNRDRPAPPPPPLEQASRLLGDSTAMESLRSTIGKVARSQAPVYIVGESGVGKELVARTIHEQGARAAGPFIPVNCGAIPAELMESEFFGHKKGSFTGAHADKPGLFQAAHGGTLFLDEVAELPLQMQVKLLRAIQEKSVRPVGASGETLVDVRILSATHKDLGDLVSDGRFRHDLYYRINVIELRVPPLRERSGDLPQLAAAIIARLARSHGRPIPLLTQSALDALDTYGFPGNVRELENILERALALAEDDQISASDLRLPAHGGHRLAASPGSAAIEPREAVVDIDPASSALPSYIEQLERAAIQKALEENRWNKTKTAAQLGITFRALRYKLKKLGME
- a CDS encoding pilin, yielding MKKQNGFTLIELMIVVAIIAILAAIALPAYQDYLARSQVSEGLSLASGAKTAVAETYANTGAFPATNAAAGLEAAANIKGKYVTSVTVGAGGIITAAFNTANAKLSGKNLVLTPTDNNGSISWGCTNGTTIDQKYLPTSCRTAAAP
- a CDS encoding pilin; this translates as MIVVAVIAILAAIALPAYQDYLVRAQVSEGLSLASGAKVAVEEFHWAKSASPSTNIEAGLGSPESIKGKYVSSVTVEVDGVITVAFSSGDASRSIRTSHLQLVPDWSGAGSTVWRCNGSGTTIQSKYLPQACR
- a CDS encoding type II secretion system F family protein, with the translated sequence MSIARSSMKKQPIDRNVNEMVPFVWEGTDKRGIKMKGEQPARNANMLRAELRRQGITPLVVKTKPKPLFGAAGKKISSKDIAFFSRQMATMMKSGVPIVGSLEIIGEGHKNPRMKKMVGQIRTDIEGGSSLHEAISRHPVQFDDLYRNLVRAGEGAGVLETVLDTVANYKENIEALKGKIKKALFYPAMVMAVAIIVSGILLVFVVPQFEDVFKGFGAELPAFTQMIVAASRFMVSYWWLMLLGSIAAIAGFIFAYKRSPRMRHGMDRLVLKVPVIGQIMHNSSIARFARTTAVTFKAGVPLVEALSIVAGATGNKVYEEAVLRMRDDVSVGYPVNMAMKQVNLFPHMVVQMTSIGEEAGALDAMLFKVAEYFEQEVNNAVDALSSLLEPLIMVFIGTIVGGMVIGMYLPIFKLGSVV